The following DNA comes from Crocosphaera sp. UHCC 0190.
CCTGGAGATTACCGCGATCGCGTAATTGTCCATAAGTAATTGATCCCATACCCACACTTCCCCCCCCAATAAAGCCCCCTATCGTAGCGATACGGTAGGTAGAAGGGGCCATGCGTAGTTCCCACCCCATTTGCCTTGCTTGCTGATCAAAGGCTGCCATTTTGACCCCAGGTTCGACACAAGCGACTCCCTTTTCTATCCAGTGAATTTGGTTCATTTTGGTCGTATCCAAAATGATTCCGCCTTCCAGGGGAATACATTGACCATAATTTCCCGTTCCGGCCCCTCGAACAGTGAGAGGAACTTTGTATTTAAGGCAAGTTTGGGCAATTTCGATAATTTCTGCTTCTGTTGTGGGACGAATCACTAACTTTCCCCGTTTATCCTGGAGTTTTTGTTGGAGGATGGGGCTAAAATGGTAATAGTCTAGGGAAAGTTTGGTGAGTTGAATTGGATCGGTGATAATCTCAAGATGAGAGAGTTCCGTCGTAATTTTGTCCCAGGGAAATGTCAGAGTCGCCATAAAAATAATTGAGTTAGGTTGAAAAATTTATTCGTGAATTTATTGTTATAGTAGAATTTGGAATATGATAACTATTGTTGCCTAAAAAGTCCATGTCTGATCCTGCTTTAAAACGTATCACCCAACGATTAACTTCTGCTTTAGATAGAGATCGTTTGGTGTATGAAACAACCCATGATTTAAGAAATACCCTCAAAGTAGATCGGGTTGTTTTATATTATTTTTATCGTCATTGGACGGGACAAGTTACCTATGAAGCATTACAGTCAAAACAATTTTCAATTTTAGGATCGACGGGGCCAGATGATTGCTTTAATGGAGATTATGCGAGTTGGTATGAACAGGGTAGAATTAGAGCGATAGATGATATTGAAATCGAACCTATTACCCCTTGTCATCGAGAGTTTTTACAACGGTTACAAGTGCGTGCTAATTTAGTCGTTCCTGTGCTTAATAATTTGGGGCTATGGGGTCTATTAATTGCCCATAATTGCCAGGATACTAAACATTGGCAACCTGCTGATCTTGATGTTATGAAAGCCGCTTCTCTTGCCCTGGCAAATTCTCCCTCTATTGCTAATACTAATTAATTATTAACGTCCAAGATCGTGCATTTGATTGATAATCATGGCACATTTTTCCGTCACACTTTCTAAGTCTTTGCGTTTACTAGATTGGGGGGGATTAATGACTTCCCCAATACGGATTGTAATAGGTACAGGACGAGGCCAAGAAGACCCTTTTTGTAGGATTTTTTCTGTTCCCCATAAAGAGACGGGAAGTAAGGGAACTTGCGCTTTAGCAGCAATCATGGCCGCCCCTAATTTGGGGTCATTAATTCGCCCGTCTACGGTGCGGGTTCCTTCCATAAAAATCCCCACTAACCACCCATCTTTGAGGGCTGCGATCGCTGAACGAATGGCCCCGCGATCTCCTGCTCCTCTTTTGACGGGATATGCCCCATATAAGCGAATTCCCTCCTTTAAGATGGGAATTTCAAATAATTCTTCTTTGGCCATAAAAGCCACAGGACGACCCATACCAGAACCTAGAAGGGGCGGATCAAAATAACTGGCATGATTGCTCACCACCACTAAAGGGTGTTTCATGGGGACATTTTCTCTCCCATACACCCGTCCACGAAAGTAACTATAAAAGGTTGGGACAATGATTGAGCCTTTGAATAGGTAATATAGAAATAAGCTGGAAATGGGTTCTCTTTCCCGAAATTCGCTATTTTCCATCTGTTTGCTTACTGTTTGGATAGGGTGACATTTAAGACAGTATACCCCTAACATATCTTCCACTTTCTCATTCTAGCACAAAAAATACTACAGTTTTTCAAGTCCCATTCTCTCGTTATTTATTGAGAATTATTCTGACAAATTTTGCCCTAAAGCACCAAAACTACCCGGTTTTTTGGTATAGTTTGATACTTTTTTGCCCATGAGAAGCTAAAATTTTATAGATTAAAAATACAAAAGTGTTACAAGGTTTGATATAGATATAATTAATCTGTAGGGTGGGCAATGCCCACCCTACCTTATCATTTAAGATCGGGAAAGGCTTCTTTTACTGCGGGATGAATTAACACCCCATCTTTGACATTTAACCCTTTAGCTAAACTAGCATCTTTATCTAAGGCCCCTAACCCCTCATTAGCCAATTTCAACACATAGGGTAAGGTACTATTATTCAAAGCTTGAGTTGCAGTCCAAGGAACGGCCCCTGGCATATTAGGAACCCCAAAATGCACAACCCCTTCCTCGACATAAGTAGGTTTACTATGGGACGTGGTGCGTAGGGTTTCGATACATCCCCCTTGGTCTACCGCCACATCTACAATAACCGAACCAGGGTGCATTTTAGCCACTAATTCCCTAGAAACCAGAATAGGGGCCCGTCTTCCCGTCACTAAGACTGCACCTATCAATAAATCTGCCTTAGGAACCGCCTTTTCGATGGCAGAAGCGTTACTATAGAGCAATTCTACCCGTGAGCCAAAAATCGTCTCTAAATAGGCTAAACGCTCCACACTGATGTCAAATATTTGGACTTGCGCCCCCATTCCCACTGCAATACGGGCTGCTTCTGTACCTACCACACCACCCCCTAAAATGGTCACACGCCCCGCAGAAACCCCAGGAATGCCCCCTAAAAGGACTCCACGACCTCCTTGTTGTTTTTCCAAATATCGCGCCCCAAACTGCACAGATAAGCGTCCTGCAATGATACTCATGGGGGTTAGTAGGGGAAGTCTTCCGTCTGGTAGTTCGACGGTTTCGTAGGCAATAGCTGTTATTTTTGATGATAATAATGCTTCTGTTAGCTGTCTTTCTGCTGCTAAATGAAGATAGGTAAAGAGTAATTTGGTGGTTTTGAGGTAAGGATATTCTGGGGAAAGGGGTTCTTTTACTTTCACCACTAAATCTTTCATCCATACTTCTGCTGCGGTGGTAACGAGTTTGGCCCCTGCTTGATGATAATCTTCATCTGTAAACCCGGCCCCCACTCCTGCACCTGTTTCGATAAAAACTTGATGTCCGCGATCGCATAATACTCTAACACTATTGGGACTTAACCCAACCCGAAATTCTTGATCTTTAATCTCTTTAGGGACACCAATTTCCATAAAACTCCTCAACACTTATTCTTATTTATACTGTAGCTTACACAAACTTTTCGAGAATTTCTAGGGTCTGTTTTCCCGTCTGTTCCCACCTAAATTTTTTAGCCTGTTGTAACCCTAGGGTTTTTAACTGCGATCGCAACTCATCATCTCTAGCAATTTTTTCCATACTTGCTGTTATTTCTTCTACATTATAAGGGTCAATTAATAAGGCTGCTTCTCCTGCGACTTCAGGTAAGGAAGAAATATTAGAAGTAATAACAGGAGTACCACAACCCATTGCTTCTAAAACAGGAAAACCAAACCCTTCCCATAAAGAAGGAAACACTAAAGCTAATGCTTGATTTAATAATATAGCTAACTGTTCATATTCTACATAATCAAGGATTTTTACTCGTTTTTCAAGGCCTAATTCTTGTGCTTGTTGTATTAATTTAGGAGTATAACGTTTATCCGTTGGGCCAGCTAACCAAAGTTGATAATTTTGGTTATTTTTTAGTTTGGCAAAAGCTTCAACAATGCGGTTAACATTTTTATGGGGGTCATGACGACCTAAATAAAGAAAATAGGGAATAGTTACAGCATCTTTTTTTCTATCTAAAGGTTTAAAGTGTTGTTGATCATAAGCAAGTAGAATAGGCGTAATTTTATTGGTAGATATTTTAAACATATCATGAATATCTTTTGCTGTTGCTTGAGAATTACAGATAATATGTTCAGCTTGTTTAAGAACTTGAGGAATATAATATTTAAAATAAGGAGTTAAGGGAGATTTTTTGTTAGGAAAGCGCAAAGGAATTAAATCATGAACCATTACAACTGAACGACATTTGCTATATAAAGGAGCTTCAGGGACAGGAGAAAATAACAGAGACGCTTGCAGTTTTGTATAAAGTTTAGGTAAGCTAAACTGTGTCCAAATTAAGCGGCTTAAATGACCTTTAGTTCCTTGCTCTGGAGTTAAATTATTCGGTACTAAATAGGTATTAAAATCTTGATATTGTTGAGAAGCTAATAAAGTCGGTTGTAAAGACTTTAAATAAGGAAAAACATTGTTAGCATAAACAGTTATACCTGTCGGTTTTGATAACAGTAAGGAAAGATTAATCAATAATTTTGAATCTTGGTTCATTCTCTTAGACAATAAATACAACTAATAATTAATCCCATCCCAATCCTAATCATAACCTAATCCTGCTAATCCCATCATCCTAAAAATCCTGATCGGTTGATTGATAAGCTTTCAAAGTCGCTTGTGCTGTCCTTTCCCAAGAGAACTTTTGTGCTTGCTTTTTACCCTTATTTATCATCTCCTTTCTCAAAAAAGAATCATCAATCACTTTTAACATTTTTTGAGCTAATTCATGATAATCATAAGGATTAAAATATAAAGCCGCATCTCCTCCAACTTCCGGTAAAGAGGAGGTATCAGAGGCAATAACAGGCGCACCTAATGTCATTGCTTCTAACACAGGTAAACCAAACCCCTCATAATAAGAAGGATAAATAAAAGCTTCTGCTTGATTATAAAATAAAGCCACTAATTCATCCGATAAATAATCTAAATGTTGGATATCCTCTTTAAAATTGGATGCTTCAATCTTATCTAAAATCCCTTGATAATTCCAGCCTTTTTTACCAACTAATATTAACTGATGGGGAATTTTATAATTATTTTTTAAATATTCAAATGCTTCAATTAGCGTTAAAATATTCTTCCTGGGTTCTAAGGTACTAACAAAAAGAAAATAGGGTTTATATAAATAATAATCAATCACATCTCGATGATCATAAATTAATTTACGAGTTAAATAATTAGCAGAATAACGACTTGCTTGGGGTGTAATATAAATGATATCTGGGTTAACATGGAGTAATTCTACAATATCTTTTTTAGTATTCTCAGAAAAGGTTATAATTAAATTTGTCCACTTTAAACACCGCTTAATTCTTTCCAGATACCCCTTAACAATAGTGGTGGAATATTTAGGATATTTAATAAAAGTGAGATCATGAATAGTCATTACTTTTACCCCTTTACGGTAAGGATAAACATAATGATCTGTTCCATGAATAATATTAGGTTGCTCTAAATACCGATCAAAATAAGGTAAAACAACTGGAGAATATTTAGCCAATAAATTTGCTAAACTCACCGGAATAGGAAAGGAAGAAACTTGAGGATAGTGACTTAATAATTCAGGGGTTGATAACTTTCTCAGTAACCAATTTTTAACGGAAGGATGAAAATAAATATCTAGGGTAAAGTTTTCCCTTTCTTGTAATTGATATAAGGCGTTAATTAAGTTTAAAGTATAAACGCCAATACCTGTTAATTTGCCTCTAATGGGTGTTCCGTCAACACAAACTTTAAACATTCTTGTTAATCAACTTTCTCCTGAAATAGCTTGTCCATGATATTAGCATAGTTATCAACACAGTGGAATTGTTCATAACTTCGTTGCATGGCTTGTATTTTATCTCGAATGATGTCATTTTTAACAATGGTTTTGATTAATTCAAAAACAGTTTTTGCCTCTTGCCAATCAATCACTAATTCTGCTAAATTATATTTAAGCAATTCATAGGCCATCCAAGTCTGATCCGTGACCAAAGGAATTTTACCAGCCATAATACATTCTGTAAAAATCCCTGATGTCCTAGCTTGATAAGCGGGAGAATTATAAGGTAATAAAATCACTTTACTTAACCCAAACCAATAATGATATTCATCCCTGGTTAAATGAGTTTTGATTAATTTTAAATCTACACCATTTTTAACTGATTTTAACTGGGAACTTTCAGCACAAACTAAATTAAGATTTTGGGTTTCTTCCCCTGAATAACTAATTAATCGGTTAATAACTGTCCAGCCTTTTTCTTCCCTAGGGGAACCCGGCCACCAACACAAAATTGTAGCATTATCACTTAAGTTTGTGGTATAATTAATAATATCGGTATGAGGAATAGGCATCACCTTAACTAATTCTTGAAAATAATTAGTTAAGGATTGACTGAGCAATTCACTATCAGTTAATAGTTGGAATTTATGACTTTTTAATCGCCATTTAACCAAAGAATTAAGCAGTTTATAAATCCATCGAGTTTGATCTTTATGGGTATCCCTCCGATAAAGTAACCAAACCGATAAATTATCAGTTTTAACCAAAAATAAAGCAATTAATAAAGCCAATAATTGTAAATGAATAAACCGTTCAAAAAAAATAATTGATGATCTTGACTGGGGAATAATTTGACTGTTTAAATAATCAGCCATACTTTTTCCTAATGCCCAAGTACCCTGAATACTTAAAAACTTATCCCCTAAACTCCCTTCTTTTTCCAAATCATAATTACTTAAAACTTGATCCCAACCCATCGGTAAATCATCAACTTTGCTATTATAGGGAACAGCAACAAAATGAGTCCATCCCAACTGTTTAACCGCTTGACCAACAGCTTTATGATAGGGAAGAATGTGGCCCTCACCCCCCATCAAATTAGGAATTAAAGACACAAATATTGGTAATAATTCTCCCTTTCCTTCATCTTGACTCATGGGTAATAATTAGTCATGATTTAATCAGCTTCACCGTATCTCGTAAGCCTTCAAACACCTCAATTCTAGTAGAATATTCACTCAGTTTCCTCAAGGTTTCCTGTCCCCTTCCCGTCAAAACTAAAACAGGTTGACATTCTGCTTTAATGGCACATTCTACATCACTGGGTGCATCTCCAATAAAAAAAGATTGAGACAAAGAAATCTGATGTTTTTGAGAGGCATTAATCAGCATTTGGGGGGAAGGTTTACGACACAAACAATTATCTTGAGGATGATGAGGACAGATAAAAATATCATCAAATGTTACCCCAAACTTTCCATATTCATCACAAATATGACGGTGTACCCTTTCCACCTCATCCAAACAATAGTAACCCCTTCCTATCCCTGATTGGTTAGTCACTAAAATCAATAAATAACCAGCATTTTGCCAATACTTTAAAGCTTCCCCTGCACCGAGGGGAAGCTCAACTTGTTCAGGTTTGCTCAAATAAGGGACGTACTTAATAACAACCCCATCTCTATCCAAAAATAGAGCTTTTTGAAGTTGTTTATAAGGGGTAAACGTCGTTGTCATATTCACCGTTAATTAGACAGCAATTTGCGCTTCCAAACCTGATTTAGCAAACAATTGCGCCTCAACCTGCTCACATATACGATGATAGCTAATGAGGTGAATTTCTTGAACATAGGGGGTATGATATTCCGAGACAAACAAGGGATAATCAGTCAGATCTTTTAACTTTCCCCCACTATTTCCGGCCATACCAATGGTAATAACCCCTAATTCTCTGGCCATTTCCATTGCTCGAACTACATTAGCAGACTTACCAGAGGTAGAAATTCCCCAAAGGATATCTCCTGGTTTGGCAAACGCTTCCACTTGACGAGCAAAAATGGTTTCAAACTCGTAATCATTAGCCCAAGCCGTTAAAGTTGCCGGGTTAGTTCCCAAGGCGATCGCGGGTAAACCCCGACGATGAAGTTGAAACCGTCCCACAAATTCTGCTGCAATGTGTTGCGCGTCGGCCGCAGAGCCACCATTTCCACAAATCAGCAATTTATTACCAGCTTGAAACTGTCTGGCAATTAAGCCAATGGTATGCTCGACAGCACGACAGTATTTAGGGTTAAACGCTTGCTCTAGGCTATTTAGCCTATGTTGAATCCAATAATTCACCGTTCCTTCCTCACTTAATTAGCAGGTACCAGTTTTTCCTGTTCCTGCCAAAACCACTCAATCGTTTTCGTTAATCCTAATTCTAATGGAGTTAAGCTGAAATTGGGTAAAGATTGCTTAAGTTTGTTAACAACTAAACACTTTGACTTGGCCCCCACATAACGAGAGGTGTCAAACTCAATCTGGTTGAAGTCGTATCCGACTCGTTCACAGATTAGTTTAGCAAAGTGTCGGATGGTGTATTCTTCTCCTGCACCGATGTTAATGATGTCATTATCGACGGTTTGGGAGAGTTGAATGGCAAGCTTAGCAAAATCTTCGACAAAAACCAATTCCCGTGATTGGGTGCCGTCTCCCCAGAGAATTACGGGTTCACTATAGAGTTTACCTCGAATAATCTTACGGATGAGATCGAAGATGAAGTGCATCTGTCGTCCATCGGTATGATATCCCGTCCCATAAAGGGTTGAGGGTACTAAACAGAGATATTTTAAGCCATATTGCTTATTTAAGGCCAAAAGTCCCGCATAAAGCATCCGTTTGGTCATAGCATAAGTAAATAGACTACTAATAGGCATCCCTGTTAGATAATTCTCTTCTACTAAAGGTAAGTCGGGATCATAGGCACAACTTGTTCCCATACAAATAAATTTAGCTTGGGATTGGTGTTTTTGCCACCAGGTCAAAACATTAGTATTCATCTGCTGATTGATGATCCATTGTTCCCCTGGATGGTACAAACAAAAGTCTCCAGCTTGTGTCCAAGCGGCTAAATGATAAATTTGATCATAGCTAACATTGTTAAAGTTTAATAACGAATCTGGTTGAGTCAGATCGCAATTTTTAGAGTTTAATTTGATTAAGTCGTGGCCTTGTGCTTCTAATTGAGAACAGAGGTTTGTTCCGAGAAACCCAGTCCCACCTGTCACTAAGATTTTCATAGTAATATCATATAAACGGCATTGACTCCTAAAAAAAAGGGGTCAGGTAGAGATACTATAGCCATGACGTGAAGTTTTGTAAAGAGTTGCATGACTTTTAAGACTCAGATAGTTTTGAGTTTTAATCTTTTTGATCGGTGTTAAAAAGTGCTTCTAAATCACGATTACCCCTAACAACTCGCATAATTTCTATAGTATCTTGACTCAGGCGATAAAAAAGGTCTTGAATGGCTTCGGGTGCAATAATATATTGAGTCATTATTACCCTTCTTTATTCTGTTGTAAATTTTCCCCCAATTGGTTAATAGCTGTTTCTCCATCGATTCCTTCACCTCGATCTATTAGAAAAAGTCGCAGAAGATCATCAAGTATTCATCATTAATCGTCGTCATGGAGAAAATGTAGCTTTCGAATTTACAATATAATAGTAGAAGTGAAGTTAAGGGGAATAATAATGACACAAAGTATCACAAAACCTACTAGAAAAATTCGTCATTTAGAAAATGGCGATCACTTAACTCGTCTTGAGTTTGAAACCCGTTATCAGCAAATGCCTCATGTCAAAAAAGCAGAATTAATAGAAGGAATTGTATATATGGGATCTCCTTTACGAATTAATAAACACGGCGCACCTCATGCTAATATTATGGGATGGCTTGGTTTTTATAGTGCTTATACTAATGGTGTTCAATTAGGAGATAATTGTACTGTCAGATTAGATCCTGAAAATGAACCTCAACCCGATGCTTTACTAAGGATAGAAACAGGAGGACAATCAATTATTAGTGAGGATGGTTATGTAGAAGGTACGCCAGAATTAGTGGTTGAAATTGCAGCGAGTACGGTTTCCATTGATTTACATGATAAATTTAAAGCCTATCGTCGTAATCAAGTTCAAGAATATTTAGTTTGGCGAGTTGAAGATGATGAATTTGATTGGTTTAGATTGAAAGAAGAAAAATATATTAAACTGCAACCTGATGAAAAAGGGATCATTAAAAGTCAAGTTTATCATGGTTTATGGTTAGATATCAATGCTTTATTAAGGGGAGACTTAGCTGCCGTTTTAGAATTATTACAACAGGGAATTGCTACCCCTGAACATCAAAATTTTGTTATTCAACTATCTAAGAGTAGAGACGATTCATGAATTGCCTCTACCAGTTTTTTTATTCTTCTTCACCATCAATTTTTATCTCACCACTTTGATCCATTAATTCATGAAAACGTTTTCTTCCTTGATCGTAATTTTTGCCTTTATATCCCAAAATTTCATTAACAATCCACTTTTGAGGAACACCATCTTTGAGTAACAACATAATGGCTTCTTGTAAAAGTTCTTCCTGATCTAAACAGTTTTCAATTAACCATTTTTGAGTATTTTGATAGCGAGTTCTGTGATTTTGTTGCTCAAAGTGTAGATATATTGTCCCTAATAAGGTAGGAAATGAAGTTTTAGATGTTTTCTCATTTTTAGCTGTAATGATTTCCCAATCTTCAGGAGTTATTTTACTAATGTATTTTGTTTGTTTTTCCTTACTCATTAAGGGTTTAGATAATTTGCTAAGTCTTCCTGGATTAACTAATGGAAGCAGTCCATATAAATGGTCAATGATGATGGTAGAAAAAAGAGTATCACCGAGAAGTTTTACTTGTTTATCAGGAGAAACACGCTCTTTTGAGTCTTTTTGATGACGTTCTAATAAAGGCGCAATTAATTGTTTATTCACCCAATTATAAGCTTGAGAAAATCCCCGATCAATATGAATAGCCCCCACTAACGCTTTTAGGGTTTTTTCAAAGGGGTTACTACTTTTAACACGCAAACGGTGTCTTTCTTCTTTAGTTACAATAAATGGATAACTTTCTCCTAAT
Coding sequences within:
- a CDS encoding Uma2 family endonuclease, which translates into the protein MTQSITKPTRKIRHLENGDHLTRLEFETRYQQMPHVKKAELIEGIVYMGSPLRINKHGAPHANIMGWLGFYSAYTNGVQLGDNCTVRLDPENEPQPDALLRIETGGQSIISEDGYVEGTPELVVEIAASTVSIDLHDKFKAYRRNQVQEYLVWRVEDDEFDWFRLKEEKYIKLQPDEKGIIKSQVYHGLWLDINALLRGDLAAVLELLQQGIATPEHQNFVIQLSKSRDDS
- a CDS encoding NAD-dependent epimerase/dehydratase family protein, which produces MKILVTGGTGFLGTNLCSQLEAQGHDLIKLNSKNCDLTQPDSLLNFNNVSYDQIYHLAAWTQAGDFCLYHPGEQWIINQQMNTNVLTWWQKHQSQAKFICMGTSCAYDPDLPLVEENYLTGMPISSLFTYAMTKRMLYAGLLALNKQYGLKYLCLVPSTLYGTGYHTDGRQMHFIFDLIRKIIRGKLYSEPVILWGDGTQSRELVFVEDFAKLAIQLSQTVDNDIINIGAGEEYTIRHFAKLICERVGYDFNQIEFDTSRYVGAKSKCLVVNKLKQSLPNFSLTPLELGLTKTIEWFWQEQEKLVPAN
- a CDS encoding glycosyltransferase family 1 protein, translating into MSQDEGKGELLPIFVSLIPNLMGGEGHILPYHKAVGQAVKQLGWTHFVAVPYNSKVDDLPMGWDQVLSNYDLEKEGSLGDKFLSIQGTWALGKSMADYLNSQIIPQSRSSIIFFERFIHLQLLALLIALFLVKTDNLSVWLLYRRDTHKDQTRWIYKLLNSLVKWRLKSHKFQLLTDSELLSQSLTNYFQELVKVMPIPHTDIINYTTNLSDNATILCWWPGSPREEKGWTVINRLISYSGEETQNLNLVCAESSQLKSVKNGVDLKLIKTHLTRDEYHYWFGLSKVILLPYNSPAYQARTSGIFTECIMAGKIPLVTDQTWMAYELLKYNLAELVIDWQEAKTVFELIKTIVKNDIIRDKIQAMQRSYEQFHCVDNYANIMDKLFQEKVD
- a CDS encoding lysophospholipid acyltransferase family protein, with protein sequence MENSEFREREPISSLFLYYLFKGSIIVPTFYSYFRGRVYGRENVPMKHPLVVVSNHASYFDPPLLGSGMGRPVAFMAKEELFEIPILKEGIRLYGAYPVKRGAGDRGAIRSAIAALKDGWLVGIFMEGTRTVDGRINDPKLGAAMIAAKAQVPLLPVSLWGTEKILQKGSSWPRPVPITIRIGEVINPPQSSKRKDLESVTEKCAMIINQMHDLGR
- a CDS encoding glycosyltransferase family 1 protein codes for the protein MFKVCVDGTPIRGKLTGIGVYTLNLINALYQLQERENFTLDIYFHPSVKNWLLRKLSTPELLSHYPQVSSFPIPVSLANLLAKYSPVVLPYFDRYLEQPNIIHGTDHYVYPYRKGVKVMTIHDLTFIKYPKYSTTIVKGYLERIKRCLKWTNLIITFSENTKKDIVELLHVNPDIIYITPQASRYSANYLTRKLIYDHRDVIDYYLYKPYFLFVSTLEPRKNILTLIEAFEYLKNNYKIPHQLILVGKKGWNYQGILDKIEASNFKEDIQHLDYLSDELVALFYNQAEAFIYPSYYEGFGLPVLEAMTLGAPVIASDTSSLPEVGGDAALYFNPYDYHELAQKMLKVIDDSFLRKEMINKGKKQAQKFSWERTAQATLKAYQSTDQDF
- a CDS encoding ribonuclease III domain-containing protein, which translates into the protein MDWNSSTVEEKISFNFKNPDLLFLSLTHPSYAKQIDQPENDNERLEYLGDSLLKFIIVDYLYHHFPYLTISKLTALRDKLLEGERLTKLWFNLGLGESYPFIVTKEERHRLRVKSSNPFEKTLKALVGAIHIDRGFSQAYNWVNKQLIAPLLERHQKDSKERVSPDKQVKLLGDTLFSTIIIDHLYGLLPLVNPGRLSKLSKPLMSKEKQTKYISKITPEDWEIITAKNEKTSKTSFPTLLGTIYLHFEQQNHRTRYQNTQKWLIENCLDQEELLQEAIMLLLKDGVPQKWIVNEILGYKGKNYDQGRKRFHELMDQSGEIKIDGEEE
- the ald gene encoding alanine dehydrogenase, which encodes MEIGVPKEIKDQEFRVGLSPNSVRVLCDRGHQVFIETGAGVGAGFTDEDYHQAGAKLVTTAAEVWMKDLVVKVKEPLSPEYPYLKTTKLLFTYLHLAAERQLTEALLSSKITAIAYETVELPDGRLPLLTPMSIIAGRLSVQFGARYLEKQQGGRGVLLGGIPGVSAGRVTILGGGVVGTEAARIAVGMGAQVQIFDISVERLAYLETIFGSRVELLYSNASAIEKAVPKADLLIGAVLVTGRRAPILVSRELVAKMHPGSVIVDVAVDQGGCIETLRTTSHSKPTYVEEGVVHFGVPNMPGAVPWTATQALNNSTLPYVLKLANEGLGALDKDASLAKGLNVKDGVLIHPAVKEAFPDLK
- a CDS encoding GAF domain-containing protein, producing the protein MSDPALKRITQRLTSALDRDRLVYETTHDLRNTLKVDRVVLYYFYRHWTGQVTYEALQSKQFSILGSTGPDDCFNGDYASWYEQGRIRAIDDIEIEPITPCHREFLQRLQVRANLVVPVLNNLGLWGLLIAHNCQDTKHWQPADLDVMKAASLALANSPSIANTN
- the gmhA gene encoding D-sedoheptulose 7-phosphate isomerase, translating into MNYWIQHRLNSLEQAFNPKYCRAVEHTIGLIARQFQAGNKLLICGNGGSAADAQHIAAEFVGRFQLHRRGLPAIALGTNPATLTAWANDYEFETIFARQVEAFAKPGDILWGISTSGKSANVVRAMEMARELGVITIGMAGNSGGKLKDLTDYPLFVSEYHTPYVQEIHLISYHRICEQVEAQLFAKSGLEAQIAV
- a CDS encoding HAD family hydrolase, producing MTTTFTPYKQLQKALFLDRDGVVIKYVPYLSKPEQVELPLGAGEALKYWQNAGYLLILVTNQSGIGRGYYCLDEVERVHRHICDEYGKFGVTFDDIFICPHHPQDNCLCRKPSPQMLINASQKHQISLSQSFFIGDAPSDVECAIKAECQPVLVLTGRGQETLRKLSEYSTRIEVFEGLRDTVKLIKS
- a CDS encoding glycosyltransferase family 1 protein, giving the protein MNQDSKLLINLSLLLSKPTGITVYANNVFPYLKSLQPTLLASQQYQDFNTYLVPNNLTPEQGTKGHLSRLIWTQFSLPKLYTKLQASLLFSPVPEAPLYSKCRSVVMVHDLIPLRFPNKKSPLTPYFKYYIPQVLKQAEHIICNSQATAKDIHDMFKISTNKITPILLAYDQQHFKPLDRKKDAVTIPYFLYLGRHDPHKNVNRIVEAFAKLKNNQNYQLWLAGPTDKRYTPKLIQQAQELGLEKRVKILDYVEYEQLAILLNQALALVFPSLWEGFGFPVLEAMGCGTPVITSNISSLPEVAGEAALLIDPYNVEEITASMEKIARDDELRSQLKTLGLQQAKKFRWEQTGKQTLEILEKFV